The Ignavibacteria bacterium genome contains a region encoding:
- a CDS encoding PAS domain S-box protein, producing the protein MSIKIENEFLLLAENTSDIIFLFKNCLSLIYANSIAERELGISPALILGKDISSLGFSSDVTRLWEKHLSEVLEKGAVVSFRFTFDSPSGALSYEARLIPQFDSRLKARIIIAVLRNITESELACNNMKLAHSFNERNLLMNSLKESEDNIRAILDATQESVFMCDAKGNFIVANLMASQRLNCPINEIAGRNMSDFFPPEVVSYRMKHVREVFTSGKAAVFEDEYNNEIFRHNLFPVFENGQVTRLVCYSQDITEHKKTEEQLRKLSRAVEQAPSSIVITDKKGRIEYVNPKFTSLTGYTSEEVMGHSPSIMQSGRTDPATYKDLWSTIKSGNQWQGTLLNRKKTGELFWESISISPVVDPAGDITHFTAVKEDITRQKKREEQLYKLNRTLTALRHSGEALVRALDEKSYLNEICRIVVEDCGHALMWIGYTQMDDYKSVIPAASAGFDQDYLKQLKVSWADTERGRGPTGRAIRTGEVVLCRSIPDDPNFKPWHSEAAKRGFASSVSLPLKNGKTAFGAITIYALEPDNFSNDEVNLLSELAEDLAYGITILRLREEHRLAEVELKSHRDHLELLVQNRTQELETANEILKEAQKVAHIGHWRLDLAANHLLWSDEIFRIFGIKPNSFGATLEAFMHFVHPDDRQLVASSFMDSVENRTPYSVEHRIIRPGGEIRIVHEQCINHYDTSGHPLYSLGVVQDITELKRVQKEIEEHKNRLEELVRVRTEELAVTNSQLKIEIEKKKQVELLLKESLKKERELNELKSRFISTISHEFRTPLTSILSSMQLVQRYRKRWDDIRIDEEFLRAKNSIFYLTQLLDDILTISHAESGKIIFSPQSIDLSEFCLKIIEEVKHLAEESHNFSFSYTADERFFALDPKLLRFIIINLLSNAFKYSPDGGSIQLNVSSTLSSVQIEVCDEGIGIPKKDRIHLFTPFFRADNTSEIEGKGLGLSIVQKSVELHEGTISCSSRLGKGTKFIVKIPRGKNDEKNTGDRG; encoded by the coding sequence ATGAGTATAAAAATAGAGAATGAATTTCTGCTGCTTGCTGAAAATACAAGCGATATTATATTCTTATTTAAGAACTGCCTCAGCCTTATATATGCAAATTCAATTGCAGAAAGAGAACTTGGAATTTCCCCCGCCCTCATCCTTGGAAAGGATATTTCATCTTTGGGCTTTTCCTCTGACGTTACCCGGCTTTGGGAAAAACACCTGTCGGAAGTTTTAGAAAAAGGTGCCGTGGTTTCCTTCCGGTTTACTTTCGATTCACCTTCAGGCGCCTTAAGCTATGAGGCGAGGCTCATTCCTCAATTCGATTCCCGGCTTAAAGCCAGAATTATTATCGCAGTTTTAAGAAACATTACAGAATCAGAACTGGCCTGTAATAACATGAAGCTGGCGCATTCATTCAATGAACGCAACCTTTTGATGAATTCACTGAAGGAAAGCGAAGACAACATAAGGGCCATACTGGATGCCACGCAGGAATCCGTTTTTATGTGCGACGCAAAAGGTAATTTTATTGTCGCCAATCTGATGGCGTCCCAAAGGCTGAACTGCCCCATAAATGAGATTGCGGGACGCAATATGTCCGACTTCTTCCCTCCTGAGGTTGTATCGTACAGGATGAAGCATGTCCGTGAAGTATTCACTTCCGGCAAAGCAGCAGTCTTTGAAGACGAATATAACAATGAGATCTTCAGGCATAACCTCTTCCCTGTTTTCGAAAATGGCCAGGTAACCCGGCTTGTATGCTACAGCCAGGATATTACAGAACACAAAAAAACCGAAGAACAATTAAGAAAACTCTCAAGAGCCGTGGAACAGGCTCCCAGCAGCATAGTCATCACCGATAAAAAAGGACGCATTGAATATGTAAACCCAAAATTCACAAGCCTGACAGGATATACTTCCGAAGAGGTGATGGGACATAGTCCAAGTATAATGCAGTCAGGCAGGACGGACCCGGCGACTTATAAGGATCTCTGGAGCACAATTAAAAGCGGAAATCAGTGGCAGGGCACGCTCTTGAACAGAAAAAAAACAGGAGAACTGTTCTGGGAATCTATCAGCATATCTCCTGTTGTAGACCCTGCCGGGGATATTACGCACTTCACTGCGGTTAAAGAAGATATCACAAGACAGAAAAAAAGAGAGGAACAGCTCTATAAGCTCAACAGAACGCTTACTGCACTTAGGCATAGCGGTGAAGCTCTTGTAAGGGCATTGGATGAAAAATCCTACCTGAATGAAATCTGCAGAATTGTCGTTGAAGACTGCGGCCATGCCCTCATGTGGATCGGCTATACTCAAATGGATGATTATAAATCAGTCATTCCTGCAGCCTCGGCAGGATTTGATCAGGACTATCTGAAGCAGTTAAAGGTGTCGTGGGCCGATACAGAACGGGGCCGGGGCCCTACAGGCAGAGCAATCAGGACGGGGGAAGTAGTTTTATGCCGGAGCATCCCTGACGACCCGAACTTTAAACCCTGGCACAGCGAGGCCGCTAAACGCGGGTTTGCCTCCTCGGTTTCCCTTCCACTTAAGAATGGGAAAACTGCTTTCGGGGCTATCACCATTTATGCCTTGGAACCCGACAACTTTTCAAATGATGAAGTAAATCTGCTCTCAGAGCTTGCAGAGGATCTGGCATATGGAATTACAATCCTCAGGCTGCGCGAAGAACACAGGCTTGCCGAGGTCGAACTCAAAAGCCACAGGGATCATCTTGAACTGCTGGTTCAAAACCGGACACAGGAGCTTGAAACTGCAAATGAAATACTTAAGGAGGCCCAGAAAGTAGCCCATATAGGCCACTGGCGGCTTGACCTTGCTGCAAACCATCTTTTATGGTCCGATGAGATATTCAGGATTTTTGGAATTAAACCAAACTCCTTCGGGGCAACGCTTGAAGCGTTTATGCATTTCGTCCACCCGGATGACCGCCAGCTGGTGGCATCATCCTTTATGGATTCAGTTGAGAACAGGACTCCTTATTCCGTCGAGCATAGAATAATCCGCCCCGGGGGCGAAATACGCATTGTTCATGAACAGTGCATAAATCACTACGACACATCCGGGCACCCTCTGTATTCCCTCGGTGTGGTTCAGGATATAACCGAACTTAAAAGGGTCCAGAAGGAAATCGAGGAACACAAAAACCGGCTTGAAGAACTTGTAAGGGTCAGAACCGAAGAACTTGCAGTAACCAACAGCCAGCTCAAAATTGAAATCGAGAAGAAAAAACAGGTGGAGCTCCTGCTCAAAGAGTCACTTAAAAAGGAAAGAGAGCTTAATGAACTTAAATCCAGGTTCATTTCAACAATTTCACATGAATTCAGGACTCCCCTTACTTCTATACTCTCGTCAATGCAGCTGGTCCAAAGATACAGGAAAAGATGGGACGACATAAGAATTGACGAGGAGTTCCTGAGGGCAAAGAATTCCATTTTTTATCTCACGCAGCTGCTTGATGACATACTGACTATCAGCCATGCCGAAAGCGGGAAGATCATATTCAGCCCGCAATCAATCGACCTAAGTGAATTTTGCCTTAAAATTATTGAAGAAGTAAAACATCTGGCGGAAGAGTCTCATAACTTCTCTTTTTCTTATACTGCAGATGAAAGATTTTTTGCGCTCGACCCAAAACTGCTCCGCTTCATTATTATTAATCTGCTTTCAAATGCATTTAAGTATTCACCCGACGGGGGCAGCATTCAGCTTAATGTTTCATCAACACTTTCATCCGTACAGATAGAAGTCTGCGATGAAGGAATCGGCATCCCCAAGAAAGACAGGATTCACCTGTTTACGCCATTCTTCAGAGCCGACAATACTTCCGAAATAGAAGGCAAGGGGCTTGGGCTTTCAATTGTTCAGAAATCGGTAGAGCTTCATGAGGGTACTATCAGCTGCTCTTCGAGACTGGGGAAAGGAACAAAATTCATAGTAAAGATTCCGAGGGGGAAAAATGACGAAAAAAATACTGGTGATCGAGGATGA
- a CDS encoding PTS transporter subunit EIIA gives MRLNAEQLTVFLTSISIMLLLARLLGELFIKLKQPAIIGEILAGIILGPTVMGTLMPGFSAWLFPKTPEIQVAMDGIFSLAVVMLLLVSGLEVDLAVVVRQSKTAFLTSFMGIIFPFALGFLLAYLYPDYFGINDENMRLIFALFMGTAMSISALPVIARTLMDLNLIRTEIGLIILAAAMFGDLAGWIIFSLILSMMGAGTEGLSFSDKILLILGFTLFMLLIGRKIVNKIFPYIQNYFVHPGGVLNFIFILGFLCAAFTEFIGVHAIFGAFIVGITIGDTAHLREKTREIVHQFVTNIFAPLFFVSIGLRVNLLTNFDPLLVLIIIFIAFAGKVIGCGLGAYWGGMTRQDSMVIGFGMNSRGAMEIILGLLALQFGLIQDKVFVALVIMAVFTSLVSAPVMNYFLKGRREFSFRDILDRQMFIISSAPDKLSVIKEMVSLAAKKYNIDEEDLFEQVKSREELIPTGISNYLAIPHAKTKINRPVAVLAYHKGGLDFEAPDGLPAKLIFLLLTPQNKSELQLKLLAEIANRFRDKEAVEKIISTDNPEAILSALKNT, from the coding sequence ATGAGACTAAATGCAGAGCAGCTTACAGTATTTTTGACAAGCATCAGCATCATGCTCCTGCTGGCAAGACTCCTTGGCGAGCTCTTCATTAAGTTAAAGCAGCCTGCTATAATCGGTGAAATTCTGGCCGGCATTATTCTGGGCCCCACAGTAATGGGAACCCTCATGCCCGGCTTCTCGGCGTGGCTTTTCCCGAAAACACCCGAAATCCAGGTCGCAATGGACGGCATATTCTCTCTTGCCGTTGTAATGCTTCTGCTGGTTTCAGGACTCGAGGTCGACCTGGCTGTGGTTGTAAGGCAGAGCAAGACTGCCTTCCTTACAAGCTTTATGGGAATTATCTTCCCCTTTGCACTCGGTTTCCTTCTGGCCTATTTATATCCAGACTACTTCGGCATAAATGATGAGAATATGCGCCTTATCTTTGCCCTTTTCATGGGCACTGCCATGTCCATTTCCGCTCTTCCTGTAATTGCCCGGACACTGATGGACCTGAACTTGATAAGAACAGAAATCGGGCTCATCATACTGGCTGCTGCAATGTTCGGCGACTTGGCAGGGTGGATCATTTTTTCTCTTATACTCAGCATGATGGGTGCAGGAACCGAAGGCTTAAGCTTTTCAGACAAGATCCTCCTTATACTTGGCTTTACGCTTTTCATGCTTCTAATCGGAAGAAAAATTGTAAATAAAATTTTTCCCTACATTCAGAATTACTTTGTCCATCCGGGCGGAGTGCTCAATTTTATTTTTATTCTTGGATTCCTCTGCGCGGCATTCACGGAGTTCATTGGTGTTCACGCAATATTCGGGGCCTTTATTGTTGGAATTACTATTGGCGACACGGCACACTTAAGGGAGAAGACAAGGGAGATTGTGCATCAGTTTGTAACCAACATTTTTGCACCGCTGTTCTTTGTTTCAATCGGCCTGAGGGTAAACCTCCTGACCAACTTCGATCCCCTGCTTGTCCTGATAATTATTTTTATAGCATTTGCCGGCAAAGTAATAGGATGCGGACTCGGGGCATACTGGGGCGGAATGACCAGGCAGGATTCAATGGTTATCGGTTTCGGAATGAACTCGAGGGGTGCAATGGAAATAATACTTGGCCTCCTGGCCCTTCAGTTCGGACTCATACAGGATAAGGTGTTTGTTGCCCTGGTGATAATGGCTGTCTTTACTTCACTGGTAAGTGCTCCTGTTATGAACTACTTCCTTAAAGGCAGAAGGGAGTTTTCATTCAGGGATATTTTAGACCGCCAGATGTTCATTATCAGCAGCGCACCCGATAAACTCTCTGTAATAAAGGAGATGGTTTCGCTTGCGGCAAAAAAATATAACATTGACGAGGAAGATCTCTTCGAGCAGGTAAAAAGCCGTGAAGAACTGATACCAACCGGTATTTCAAACTATCTTGCCATACCTCACGCAAAGACAAAAATAAACCGCCCTGTTGCCGTCCTGGCATATCACAAAGGGGGTTTGGATTTTGAAGCCCCGGACGGGCTCCCGGCAAAACTCATCTTTCTTCTTCTTACACCTCAGAACAAAAGTGAGCTTCAGCTGAAGCTTCTTGCCGAAATTGCCAACAGGTTCAGGGACAAAGAAGCCGTAGAAAAGATTATCAGTACAGACAATCCCGAGGCCATCCTTTCCGCGCTGAAAAACACATAA
- a CDS encoding branched-chain amino acid aminotransferase: MQNINFLLNDHQETALQLPEKLEFGRIFTDHLFEMDYDEVNGWHNPTIRGNEPMPFSPATMVLHYGQAVFEGLKAYKTDSGEIAIFRPGRHFKRLNNSARRLCIPEVDEEFMIEALKELIKVDKEWVPEKKGTSLYIRPFVYGSDPLLGVRPSKNYKLLIILSPVGAYYPEGFKPVKILAQDDYVRAVRKGLGDCKTPANYAASLLATQEAQKRGFTQVLWMDGVEQKYIEEVGTMNIFVRFKDEIATPKLTGSILPGITRATVIELLKGKGINVNERLISMQEIIEEYDKGNVLGIFGTGTAAVISSVGSLTYKDKTMTFKHDDPNDFELNLFNEILGIQYGTKPDTLGWLDYIK; encoded by the coding sequence ATGCAAAACATCAATTTCTTGCTCAACGATCATCAAGAAACTGCTTTACAGCTGCCCGAAAAACTCGAATTTGGGCGGATTTTTACGGATCATTTATTCGAAATGGATTATGATGAAGTTAACGGCTGGCACAATCCTACAATCAGAGGAAACGAACCTATGCCGTTTAGTCCTGCTACAATGGTGCTTCACTATGGGCAGGCTGTTTTTGAAGGATTAAAGGCTTATAAGACAGATTCCGGCGAAATTGCCATTTTCAGGCCCGGCAGGCATTTTAAGCGCCTGAACAATTCCGCACGCAGGCTTTGTATACCTGAAGTGGATGAGGAATTCATGATTGAGGCCTTAAAGGAACTTATTAAGGTTGACAAAGAATGGGTACCTGAAAAGAAGGGAACTTCTCTTTATATCCGTCCTTTTGTCTATGGATCAGATCCTCTTTTAGGTGTCAGGCCTTCAAAAAATTATAAACTTCTTATAATACTTTCACCCGTGGGAGCTTATTATCCCGAGGGTTTTAAACCCGTAAAGATCCTGGCCCAGGATGATTATGTAAGGGCTGTAAGGAAGGGACTTGGGGACTGCAAGACACCCGCTAACTATGCTGCAAGCCTTCTGGCTACACAGGAAGCACAGAAAAGAGGGTTTACGCAGGTCCTTTGGATGGATGGCGTTGAACAGAAGTATATCGAGGAAGTAGGCACGATGAACATTTTCGTCAGATTTAAGGACGAAATTGCCACACCGAAGCTTACTGGAAGCATTCTTCCCGGTATTACAAGAGCCACTGTAATTGAGCTTTTAAAGGGTAAAGGAATAAATGTTAACGAAAGGCTAATCAGCATGCAGGAAATAATTGAAGAATATGACAAGGGCAACGTTCTTGGCATATTCGGAACCGGTACTGCTGCAGTCATTTCATCGGTAGGTTCTCTTACCTACAAAGATAAGACGATGACATTCAAGCATGATGATCCTAACGATTTTGAACTTAACCTGTTTAATGAGATCCTTGGAATCCAGTACGGCACAAAGCCTGACACGTTAGGCTGGCTGGATTATATAAAATAA
- a CDS encoding alkaline phosphatase has product MKRHIYLLLIIVLGFSSSFNPAYCREGKGPKNIIILIGDGMGLNDVTAEVLLNKGNAFRRFRSTGFSVTCSADKLITDSAAGATALSTGYRTNNGYLAVDTLGNRLKTILELAHDKGLSTGLVVTSTITNATPAGFSAHVKNRAEENEIARQLSEGNVDVAIGGGLRFFAADEDKKNPDLVKRMQERGYKFFKSIDELTSYNDYGPYFALLEDDNLKPAESRDYSLADLTSCAIKNLNHNEKGFVLMVEGSQIDKGGHAKSQDKVLGEMKDFDKAVNLALDFAQKDGSTLVLVTSDHETGGISLTGGERNYSNLKLTFVSGDHTANMVGVFSFGPGEENFRGINENYEVGRKLINCLNPGYLWH; this is encoded by the coding sequence ATGAAAAGACATATTTACCTCCTGCTTATTATTGTTTTGGGCTTTTCTTCGTCGTTTAATCCTGCCTACTGCCGCGAAGGTAAAGGACCAAAGAACATCATTATACTGATTGGTGACGGAATGGGCCTTAATGATGTTACGGCTGAAGTTCTTCTTAACAAAGGAAATGCCTTCCGCCGCTTCAGGTCAACCGGGTTTTCGGTTACCTGCTCGGCCGATAAGCTGATTACAGATTCAGCAGCCGGGGCAACAGCACTTTCAACGGGGTACAGAACCAATAACGGTTATCTTGCCGTTGACACTCTGGGCAACAGGCTAAAGACCATTCTTGAGCTTGCACACGACAAGGGGCTTTCAACGGGCCTGGTTGTTACGAGCACAATTACAAATGCGACACCGGCCGGTTTTTCCGCCCACGTTAAGAACAGGGCAGAGGAAAATGAAATTGCAAGGCAGCTTTCGGAAGGAAATGTAGATGTTGCTATTGGAGGCGGGCTAAGGTTCTTCGCTGCTGATGAGGATAAGAAGAACCCCGATCTTGTCAAAAGAATGCAGGAGAGGGGATACAAATTTTTTAAGAGCATAGATGAACTTACCTCTTATAATGATTACGGGCCATACTTTGCTCTTCTTGAAGACGACAACCTGAAGCCTGCAGAGTCAAGAGATTACTCGCTGGCTGACCTTACTTCCTGTGCAATAAAAAACTTGAACCATAATGAAAAAGGTTTTGTACTTATGGTTGAAGGCTCGCAGATAGACAAGGGGGGGCATGCAAAAAGTCAGGATAAGGTCCTGGGTGAAATGAAGGATTTCGACAAGGCTGTCAACCTGGCTCTGGACTTTGCCCAAAAAGACGGCAGCACTCTTGTTCTTGTTACTTCTGACCATGAAACCGGAGGCATATCCTTAACGGGAGGGGAGAGGAATTATTCGAACCTGAAACTGACCTTTGTCTCAGGCGATCATACGGCAAATATGGTAGGCGTTTTTTCATTTGGGCCTGGTGAGGAAAACTTCAGAGGCATCAATGAGAACTACGAGGTCGGAAGAAAACTTATCAACTGTCTTAATCCCGGGTATCTCTGGCACTAA
- a CDS encoding AEC family transporter has translation MENFLLIFILLIFGIIIKPLKLFPDNAAHVLNLFVIYVPLPALVLLNIPKLSFSRELIIPVLLPWVMILLSVILIIILSKVFSWRRSITGGLLLVVPLGNTSFLGIPMIKAFFGESHIPYAILYDQFGSFLALATYGSIVLALYGSSKKPGIMDIVKRVVYFPPFISLILALILRFWTYPPIAVSVLQMASQTLVPVVMFAVGLQISFRLPRSVVSPMIWGLLIKLVLAPLAALAICSALGIFTAPAKVSIFEAGMGPMITAGALAIIADLEPELMASMVGLGIALSFLTLPVLFRFM, from the coding sequence ATGGAAAATTTTCTTTTAATATTTATACTTCTGATATTTGGTATCATTATAAAGCCGCTTAAACTCTTTCCTGATAATGCGGCCCACGTGCTGAATCTTTTTGTTATTTATGTTCCTCTTCCTGCACTTGTACTGCTTAATATTCCGAAGCTCTCGTTTTCACGTGAACTTATTATTCCGGTTTTGCTGCCATGGGTTATGATACTGCTTTCCGTCATACTTATAATTATTCTTTCCAAAGTTTTCAGCTGGAGAAGGTCCATTACAGGCGGGCTGCTTCTTGTTGTTCCTCTCGGGAATACGTCATTCCTTGGAATACCGATGATAAAAGCTTTTTTTGGAGAAAGCCACATCCCATATGCAATTTTGTACGATCAGTTCGGGAGCTTTCTTGCACTGGCGACATACGGCTCAATAGTGCTGGCGCTTTACGGCAGCAGTAAAAAGCCCGGGATTATGGATATTGTAAAAAGAGTAGTTTACTTTCCCCCTTTTATTTCCCTTATTCTGGCTTTGATACTGCGCTTCTGGACCTATCCCCCGATTGCGGTCAGTGTACTTCAGATGGCTTCTCAGACTCTGGTACCTGTAGTAATGTTTGCCGTGGGGCTTCAGATATCCTTCAGGCTGCCGCGTTCTGTTGTAAGCCCGATGATATGGGGGCTTTTAATCAAGCTCGTTCTGGCGCCGCTGGCTGCCCTTGCCATCTGCAGTGCTCTGGGCATCTTTACCGCCCCGGCAAAGGTTTCGATTTTTGAGGCCGGAATGGGCCCCATGATTACAGCAGGTGCGCTTGCAATTATAGCAGACCTGGAACCAGAGCTGATGGCCTCGATGGTAGGCCTGGGCATTGCGCTCTCGTTTCTGACGCTGCCGGTTTTATTCAGGTTTATGTAA
- a CDS encoding glycoside hydrolase family 16 protein: protein MHKRYFIFAALLFILGCKNDSPAPAENKPDPNPEKKGWNLVWADEFNYKGLPDSSKWGYDVGGSGWGNNELEYYTSRRQENARVEDSLLVIEARLDNYNSHKYTSARLVSTNKGDWTFGRFEVRAILPGGKGTWPAIWMLPTNWTDGNGGWPDNGEIDIMEYVGYDKGKVHGSIHCNKYNWRQALQKTSILAVPDAETKFHVYAMEWYPDRIDLFVDSIKYFTFKNEDIGWQAWPFYKNFHFILNLAVGGDWGGAQGVDDNIFPRAMAIDYVRVYKWVD, encoded by the coding sequence ATGCATAAACGGTACTTTATTTTTGCGGCTCTTTTGTTCATCCTTGGGTGTAAAAATGACTCTCCGGCTCCTGCTGAAAACAAGCCCGATCCGAATCCTGAGAAGAAGGGGTGGAATCTTGTATGGGCAGATGAGTTTAATTATAAAGGGCTTCCAGACTCTTCAAAATGGGGTTATGACGTAGGCGGAAGCGGCTGGGGGAACAATGAACTGGAGTATTATACCAGCAGGCGCCAGGAAAATGCCAGGGTTGAAGACAGCCTTCTGGTTATTGAAGCCAGACTTGATAACTATAACAGTCATAAATACACTTCAGCACGCCTTGTTTCAACAAATAAAGGGGACTGGACCTTTGGGCGTTTTGAAGTAAGAGCCATACTGCCGGGAGGCAAGGGGACATGGCCTGCAATCTGGATGCTGCCTACAAACTGGACAGATGGAAACGGCGGCTGGCCGGATAACGGCGAAATAGATATTATGGAGTACGTGGGATACGATAAGGGAAAAGTCCACGGCTCAATTCACTGCAACAAATATAACTGGCGGCAGGCTTTACAGAAAACATCAATTCTGGCGGTGCCGGATGCGGAAACGAAATTCCACGTTTATGCCATGGAGTGGTACCCCGACAGAATAGATTTATTTGTCGATTCCATCAAATACTTTACATTTAAGAACGAAGATATTGGATGGCAGGCATGGCCTTTCTACAAGAATTTCCACTTCATTTTGAACCTTGCTGTTGGAGGAGACTGGGGAGGAGCCCAGGGTGTAGACGACAACATTTTCCCCAGGGCAATGGCCATTGATTATGTCAGGGTATATAAATGGGTTGACTAA
- a CDS encoding T9SS type A sorting domain-containing protein, with protein sequence MKPFKFLVFVSLCFIFFSSGKIFSQVTRQDSLALIDFFNSTKGSSWTNHTNWLSSMPVGQWYGVTVKNNRVEKISFELANNLQDSIPPSFGSLTELKELNLNYNSLTSIPHEIGSLKALEKFSIRSNLLKSVPAEISELRALKDLELSDNYLSALPDSLGKLENLEVLKAENNQISEVPSSLESLKHLRSLIISGNLLPDIPLFLSHMSSLRVLNVGVNPVPEIPLEIAHMDSLIEFYADGCQITSIPPEITGMRLLAKLDLRGNLISSVPQAVDSLNNLKELYLDNNRLTKLPLEIGGLKNLKILSLRYNHITELPASIGGLKNLDELELQYNRLSSIPKEMGSMDSLKYLYLNNNLLTDSIPKELGNLKSLVYLSLNQNFLTGSIPASLGKMGKLQYLYLEVNELDSLPDFSGDTSLVTLTAYDNHLTFEDIEPVLKLHNVSFYYGPQDSIGKYTDTIIHTGDVIKLSVKVGGSDNRYQWFKNEIMIPGANSDVFNLNPKDSLASGSYNCMITSGIAKDLAIYSRPVNVVIGEMTAVLKDIEVPKVFELHQNFPNPFNPSTRISYDIPKEGRVVLKIYSMDGREVATIVDEYEQAGRKTAIWNGRDSRGSQVSSGMYFYKLQSGGEIKTRKMMLLK encoded by the coding sequence TTGAAGCCTTTTAAATTTTTAGTTTTTGTTTCTTTATGTTTTATATTTTTCTCCTCCGGAAAGATATTCTCACAGGTTACGAGGCAGGATTCACTGGCTCTTATAGACTTTTTTAATTCCACTAAAGGCTCCTCATGGACAAATCATACAAACTGGTTAAGCAGCATGCCTGTAGGACAGTGGTATGGTGTTACGGTAAAAAATAACCGTGTTGAAAAGATTTCATTTGAGCTGGCTAATAACCTGCAGGATTCAATTCCCCCTTCATTCGGCAGTCTTACAGAATTAAAAGAACTAAACTTAAACTATAACAGTTTAACTTCTATTCCTCATGAAATTGGAAGCCTTAAGGCTTTGGAAAAATTTTCCATTAGGAGCAATCTTCTTAAGTCAGTTCCTGCGGAGATCTCGGAGCTTCGGGCACTTAAGGATCTGGAGCTTTCAGATAATTATCTTTCCGCCCTTCCGGATTCACTTGGAAAGCTTGAGAATCTTGAAGTGCTTAAAGCAGAAAACAACCAAATTTCAGAAGTGCCTTCTTCCCTGGAAAGTCTTAAACACTTAAGATCGCTCATTATTTCAGGGAATCTTCTTCCCGACATTCCCTTATTTTTAAGCCACATGAGTTCTCTCAGGGTGCTTAACGTTGGAGTAAACCCTGTTCCTGAAATCCCCCTGGAAATTGCCCATATGGACAGCCTGATTGAATTTTATGCCGATGGATGCCAGATTACTTCAATTCCTCCAGAGATTACGGGAATGAGGCTGCTTGCAAAGCTTGACCTAAGGGGTAACCTAATAAGCAGTGTGCCCCAGGCGGTTGACAGCCTTAACAACTTAAAGGAATTGTATCTGGATAATAACCGCCTGACAAAACTTCCTCTGGAAATAGGCGGACTGAAAAATCTTAAGATCCTTTCACTCAGGTACAACCACATAACCGAGCTACCGGCTTCAATCGGAGGTCTTAAAAATCTTGATGAACTGGAGCTGCAGTACAACAGGCTTTCCTCAATCCCCAAAGAGATGGGGAGCATGGATAGTCTTAAGTATTTATATCTTAACAACAATCTTTTAACCGACAGCATCCCTAAAGAGCTTGGAAACCTGAAGAGCCTGGTTTACCTGTCCTTAAACCAGAATTTTCTTACGGGTTCAATTCCTGCATCTCTGGGTAAAATGGGAAAACTGCAATACCTGTACCTTGAAGTAAATGAGCTGGATTCACTGCCCGACTTTTCAGGTGATACGTCACTTGTAACTTTGACAGCATATGATAACCACCTTACATTTGAGGATATTGAGCCGGTACTGAAGCTCCACAATGTCAGCTTTTACTATGGGCCGCAGGACAGCATAGGAAAATATACAGACACTATAATACACACCGGGGATGTAATTAAACTCTCGGTTAAAGTAGGCGGGTCGGATAACAGGTATCAGTGGTTCAAAAATGAAATTATGATTCCGGGGGCGAACTCGGATGTTTTTAATCTTAATCCCAAAGATTCACTTGCCTCAGGTTCATACAACTGTATGATTACAAGCGGCATTGCAAAGGACCTGGCAATTTACAGCCGTCCTGTAAACGTTGTTATAGGTGAAATGACAGCTGTCTTAAAAGACATAGAGGTTCCAAAGGTCTTTGAGCTGCACCAGAATTTCCCGAATCCCTTTAACCCATCAACACGGATCAGCTACGACATACCGAAAGAGGGAAGGGTAGTCTTAAAAATTTATTCAATGGATGGGCGTGAAGTTGCAACAATTGTAGATGAGTATGAGCAGGCGGGGCGGAAAACCGCTATTTGGAATGGCCGCGACAGCCGCGGAAGCCAGGTAAGCTCAGGCATGTATTTCTACAAGCTCCAGTCGGGAGGGGAAATTAAAACCCGGAAGATGATGCTGCTTAAGTGA